One Candidatus Planktophila limnetica DNA segment encodes these proteins:
- the dnaA gene encoding chromosomal replication initiator protein DnaA — protein MAVIEIELTDLWGRVIDVVSADAPQHRAFLSLTKPLGLLQSDGTTNLLVAAPNAFAKDVLETRLRALVSEVLTRELGEKTNIAVTIDETLEATDLPAPDVDIEIVPARAGTGREDVSTQPSSKNAESSQLNPRYIFETFVIGASNRFAHAAAVAVAEAPAKAYNPLFIYGESGLGKTHLLHAIGAYAKELYGHVRVRYVSSEEFTNDFINSIRDDKASVFQRRYRDLDILLVDDIQFLENKERTQEEFFHTFNTLYNANKQIIISSDRPPKQLTTLEDRLRSRFEWGLITDIQPPELETRIAILRKKAAQDKLNAPDDVLEYIASKISTNIRELEGALIRVTAFASLNRQGVDLGLAEIVLKDLIPNDATSEVTAATIMAQTASYFSLTIDDLCGTSRSRVLVNARQIAMYLCRELTELSLPKIGQTFGGRDHTTVMHADRKIRQLMAERRSIYNQVTELTNRIKQQARA, from the coding sequence ATGGCCGTTATTGAGATTGAACTAACCGATCTCTGGGGCCGTGTTATCGACGTCGTTTCAGCAGATGCGCCACAACACCGCGCATTTCTCTCCCTTACAAAACCACTTGGACTATTACAAAGTGATGGAACAACAAATTTATTAGTTGCAGCTCCTAATGCTTTTGCAAAAGATGTACTTGAGACCCGCCTTCGCGCATTAGTCAGTGAAGTTCTCACTCGCGAGCTCGGTGAAAAAACAAATATTGCAGTCACAATCGATGAAACTTTAGAAGCCACCGATCTTCCTGCGCCAGATGTTGATATTGAAATCGTTCCTGCTCGCGCCGGCACTGGCCGTGAAGATGTTTCAACACAACCTTCTTCTAAAAACGCTGAGTCTTCACAATTAAACCCTCGTTATATTTTTGAAACTTTTGTTATTGGCGCCTCCAATCGTTTTGCTCATGCCGCAGCTGTTGCAGTAGCTGAAGCGCCAGCAAAGGCATACAACCCTCTCTTTATTTATGGTGAGTCAGGCCTTGGAAAAACCCACTTATTACACGCTATTGGGGCTTATGCAAAAGAGCTATATGGACACGTCCGTGTGCGATATGTATCTAGCGAAGAGTTTACGAATGACTTTATTAACTCGATCCGTGATGACAAGGCTTCTGTTTTCCAACGCCGTTATCGCGATCTAGATATTTTGCTTGTCGATGATATTCAATTCTTAGAAAATAAAGAGCGCACCCAGGAAGAGTTCTTCCACACTTTTAACACTTTGTATAACGCTAATAAACAGATCATTATTTCTAGTGACCGTCCGCCAAAGCAATTAACAACTTTGGAAGATCGTCTGCGCTCCCGATTTGAGTGGGGTTTGATTACTGATATTCAACCGCCTGAATTAGAAACTCGTATTGCTATTCTTCGCAAAAAAGCTGCGCAAGATAAATTAAACGCACCTGATGATGTTCTTGAATACATCGCTTCGAAGATTTCAACAAATATTCGTGAGCTAGAAGGCGCACTTATTCGCGTTACCGCATTTGCTAGTTTGAACCGCCAGGGTGTTGACCTTGGTTTGGCTGAAATTGTCTTAAAAGATTTGATTCCAAATGATGCAACCTCTGAAGTAACGGCTGCAACGATCATGGCCCAAACCGCTTCATATTTCAGCCTTACTATCGATGACCTCTGTGGCACTTCTCGTTCCCGAGTATTGGTAAATGCTCGCCAGATCGCGATGTATTTATGCCGCGAACTAACCGAGCTCTCTCTTCCAAAAATTGGTCAGACTTTCGGCGGCCGTGATCACACAACAGTGATGCACGCAGATCGCAAGATTCGCCAATTGATGGCAGAGCGTCGTTCTATCTATAACCAAGTGACAGAGCTGACAAATAGGATTAAGCAACAGGCAAGAGCGTAA